The Alistipes sp. ZOR0009 genome has a segment encoding these proteins:
- a CDS encoding DUF3885 domain-containing protein, translating into MRNELQTYLDIAYSGSKIGTPHSIFGDVHIRFELGGDEMFKIVRNGVEIEWWKDRRRMTKVDKLNYKNHLHKRVTQSTLRAATLFYETFDNSEVEIWILIYEYEGGLFNKKNDFLLNLLTPNLLEPFYDKTEQVETQMLTEHEDGSYTCDKVDARVIVGKLKVKDIQAEKILNGIANNEMGYEPAICQDVYFLDPKTDRGFYMYDDRGCFVWSNKAEKIKHLYDKRNDWIVDFHRPEIDTYFVNT; encoded by the coding sequence TTGAGAAACGAACTCCAAACATATTTGGATATAGCTTATTCAGGCTCGAAGATTGGAACACCTCATTCCATATTTGGAGACGTTCATATTCGTTTTGAACTTGGCGGCGACGAAATGTTCAAAATAGTAAGAAATGGCGTCGAAATTGAATGGTGGAAGGATAGACGGCGAATGACGAAAGTTGATAAGCTTAATTATAAAAATCATTTACACAAAAGAGTTACACAGTCGACACTTCGAGCAGCTACATTGTTTTATGAGACATTTGATAATTCTGAAGTTGAAATATGGATTCTTATCTATGAGTATGAAGGAGGGCTTTTCAATAAGAAAAATGACTTTTTGCTGAATCTTCTTACACCTAATCTGCTTGAACCATTTTATGATAAAACGGAACAAGTAGAAACTCAAATGCTGACTGAACATGAAGATGGAAGTTATACTTGCGACAAAGTAGACGCAAGAGTTATTGTTGGAAAGTTAAAGGTAAAGGATATTCAAGCCGAGAAAATACTAAATGGAATTGCAAATAACGAAATGGGCTATGAGCCGGCTATATGTCAAGATGTTTATTTCTTAGATCCTAAAACAGACAGAGGCTTCTACATGTATGACGATAGAGGCTGTTTTGTTTGGAGCAACAAGGCAGAGAAAATAAAACATCTCTATGATAAGCGAAATGACTGGATCGTAGATTTTCACCGACCTGAAATTGATACGTACTTTGTAAACACATGA
- a CDS encoding heavy-metal-associated domain-containing protein, producing MERVFKTSMSCGGCVAKATATLNALVGEGSWKVDTTSPDKLLTVTNDAVTANQLTDALKKIGFKAEELG from the coding sequence ATGGAAAGAGTTTTTAAGACCAGCATGAGCTGCGGCGGTTGCGTAGCCAAGGCCACCGCCACCCTTAACGCCCTTGTAGGCGAAGGCAGCTGGAAGGTGGACACCACCTCGCCCGATAAGCTGCTTACCGTTACCAACGACGCCGTTACCGCCAACCAGCTTACCGACGCGCTAAAGAAGATTGGCTTTAAGGCCGAAGAGCTAGGCTAG